The following proteins come from a genomic window of Streptomyces sp. NBC_01716:
- a CDS encoding ComEC/Rec2 family competence protein: MSRAAVHAASGHPLGAAAPRQEGPADLRLVPPALAAWAAAALATGAPGDWIAGVVLTGLVVAGVLLVRAALVPRPVASPVAGRQAGGGLRDVRRRVNGVAVAAVLLCAVAGAGSAWLHGADRHRGPVPGLAEGYARVTVDLTVTSDPRPVRPRVHGDRLSSAGLVLDADLTRVTSADGAVTAVRTPVLVFAGAGAGAGAGDGVKGWQRLLPSTGLRLAGRLAPSAEGDERYAALLRVEGRGPPQAVRPPTDVQRAAGRLRAGLREATEGLPADARALLPGLVVGDTSRIPPELHDAFTATDLSHLLAVSGSNLTIVLALLIGPPGLALRAERRGLAPRLGISLRSTALVGGALTLAFVVVCRPEPSVLRAAACGLITLLAIGTGRRRSLIPALAAAVLLLVLWDPALARSFGFVLSVLATGALLTIGPRWSAALQRRGVPPRLAEVLAAAASAQAVCAPVVAVFAARVSLVAIPCNLFAELAVAPATVLGFAALAVAPMAMSAAELLARCAGWPAGWIASVARTGAALPGAESEWPGGWRGGALLAVVTVLVVYAVRRIRGHPWVAAMAVVLLLLAVLRPVPFTRMVTGWPPPGWTLAMCDVGQGDTLVLAAGEGAGVVVDAGPDPLLADRCLRDLGITRVPLLVVSHFHADHVTGLPGVLRGRRVGAIQTTTLQEPWEQSEFVRRTAREARVPLVRAIPGERRRVGPLDWRVLWPMDGPGLGAGGPNDASVTLFVRTAGGPTLLLLGDLEPPAQQGLSREHPSLPPVDVLKVAHHGSAFQDPGLLRELRPRLALISCGRDNPYGHPSPRTVGALRAGGAVVMRTDTDGAVAVTGAGAGLRAVPRGPG; this comes from the coding sequence GTGAGCCGCGCGGCCGTGCACGCCGCCTCCGGGCATCCGCTGGGCGCCGCAGCCCCTCGCCAGGAAGGCCCGGCCGATCTCCGGCTGGTCCCGCCCGCGTTGGCGGCCTGGGCCGCCGCCGCGCTGGCGACGGGCGCACCGGGCGACTGGATCGCCGGTGTGGTGCTCACCGGGCTGGTCGTGGCGGGAGTGTTGCTGGTGCGGGCGGCTCTGGTGCCGAGGCCCGTGGCGTCACCGGTGGCGGGCCGGCAGGCGGGTGGTGGGCTGAGGGATGTGCGGCGGCGGGTGAATGGCGTAGCTGTCGCAGCCGTGCTGCTCTGTGCCGTGGCCGGCGCGGGGTCCGCGTGGCTGCACGGCGCTGACCGGCACCGAGGCCCGGTGCCGGGGCTCGCCGAGGGGTACGCACGCGTGACCGTCGATCTGACGGTCACCTCCGATCCGCGCCCCGTCAGACCGCGCGTCCACGGAGACAGGCTCTCGTCGGCGGGCCTTGTCCTGGACGCGGACCTCACGCGCGTGACGTCCGCCGACGGAGCGGTCACCGCGGTCCGTACGCCGGTGCTCGTATTCGCGGGAGCCGGAGCCGGAGCCGGAGCGGGGGACGGGGTGAAGGGATGGCAGCGGCTGCTGCCGTCCACCGGGCTCCGGCTGGCGGGGCGGCTGGCGCCGTCGGCGGAGGGGGACGAGAGGTACGCGGCGCTGCTGCGGGTGGAGGGGCGCGGGCCTCCACAGGCCGTACGCCCGCCGACAGACGTGCAACGCGCGGCGGGCCGGCTGCGCGCCGGACTGCGGGAGGCGACGGAGGGGCTCCCGGCGGACGCCCGCGCCCTGCTGCCCGGACTGGTGGTCGGGGACACCTCCCGTATCCCGCCCGAGCTGCACGACGCGTTCACGGCGACCGACCTGTCTCATCTGCTCGCCGTCTCCGGAAGCAACCTGACGATCGTCCTCGCCCTGCTTATCGGACCGCCGGGGCTCGCGTTGAGGGCCGAGCGGCGCGGACTCGCCCCGCGTCTGGGGATCTCACTGCGGTCGACTGCTCTGGTCGGCGGGGCGCTCACGCTCGCCTTCGTGGTGGTCTGCCGGCCGGAGCCGAGCGTGCTGCGGGCGGCGGCCTGCGGACTGATCACCCTGCTCGCCATCGGCACCGGCAGGCGCAGATCGCTGATCCCGGCGCTGGCCGCCGCCGTGCTGCTCCTCGTCCTCTGGGACCCGGCCCTGGCGCGCAGCTTCGGCTTCGTGCTCTCCGTGCTCGCCACGGGCGCGCTGCTCACCATTGGGCCGCGCTGGAGTGCGGCGCTGCAACGGCGCGGGGTGCCGCCCAGGCTTGCCGAGGTGCTGGCAGCGGCGGCGTCCGCGCAGGCGGTGTGCGCGCCGGTGGTGGCGGTGTTCGCCGCGCGGGTGAGTCTCGTCGCCATCCCCTGCAATCTGTTCGCGGAGCTGGCGGTGGCACCGGCGACCGTGCTCGGGTTCGCGGCGCTCGCCGTGGCGCCGATGGCGATGTCGGCGGCCGAGCTGCTGGCCAGGTGCGCGGGCTGGCCCGCCGGATGGATCGCCTCGGTCGCGCGTACCGGCGCGGCACTGCCCGGGGCCGAGTCCGAGTGGCCCGGCGGCTGGCGGGGCGGGGCGCTGCTCGCGGTCGTCACGGTGCTCGTCGTCTACGCGGTACGGCGCATACGCGGCCACCCATGGGTCGCCGCCATGGCCGTGGTGCTCCTGCTGCTGGCCGTCCTGCGGCCGGTCCCCTTCACCCGGATGGTCACCGGCTGGCCGCCGCCGGGCTGGACGCTGGCGATGTGCGACGTCGGGCAGGGCGACACGCTCGTGCTCGCGGCCGGCGAGGGAGCCGGCGTGGTCGTGGACGCCGGTCCCGATCCCCTGCTGGCCGACAGATGTCTGCGCGACCTGGGGATCACCCGCGTACCGCTGCTCGTCGTCAGCCACTTCCATGCCGACCATGTCACCGGACTGCCCGGGGTGCTGCGCGGCAGGAGGGTCGGTGCCATCCAGACGACGACCCTTCAAGAGCCTTGGGAGCAGAGCGAGTTCGTACGGCGGACGGCGCGGGAGGCGCGCGTCCCGCTGGTGCGGGCGATACCGGGGGAGCGGCGCCGGGTCGGGCCGCTCGACTGGCGGGTGCTGTGGCCGATGGACGGTCCCGGTCTGGGCGCGGGCGGGCCGAACGACGCGAGCGTCACCCTCTTCGTCCGGACGGCGGGTGGTCCGACACTGCTGCTGCTCGGCGATCTCGAACCGCCCGCCCAGCAGGGCCTGTCGAGGGAGCACCCGTCGCTGCCGCCGGTGGACGTGCTGAAGGTCGCGCACCATGGCTCGGCCTTCCAGGACCCGGGACTGCTGCGGGAGTTGCGGCCCCGGCTGGCCCTGATCTCCTGCGGCAGGGACAACCCGTACGGCCACCCGTCACCGCGTACGGTCGGCGCGCTGCGGGCCGGGGGTGCGGTGGTGATGCGTACGGACACGGACGGCGCGGTCGCGGTGACCGGCGCGGGGGCCGGGCTGCGGGCGGTGCCACGAGGGCCGGGATGA
- a CDS encoding YceI family protein, with the protein MFRRWFGGRGAVAAGAGPLAGVAVPPTAGVLSCRVLDPGGEPVQRAEFVLSDGFGRKVLGGESDPFGSVMATVPAGEYRLAVTADGYTPYHCDAAVSESAHAGLGDVTLRLATPPSLPGPGEWEIEPTHSQIGFTARHIGLARIHGRFNVFAGAVRIAERMDQSAMHVIIDASSIDTNVRMRDDHLRSADFLDVANYPTLEFYSERFVHRGGGNWAVTGALTLHGVSRTVTLDTRYLGTGSGMEGETRAACRATTELHREDFTLTWQTMVARGIAVVGSSISIDLDVQIVRKS; encoded by the coding sequence ATGTTCAGACGTTGGTTCGGCGGGCGTGGGGCCGTCGCGGCGGGGGCCGGGCCGCTCGCGGGCGTGGCGGTGCCACCCACGGCGGGTGTGCTGAGCTGCCGCGTTCTCGATCCCGGCGGCGAACCGGTTCAGCGGGCCGAGTTCGTGCTCAGCGACGGCTTCGGGCGGAAGGTCCTCGGCGGCGAGAGCGATCCCTTCGGCTCGGTCATGGCGACAGTCCCGGCAGGCGAGTACCGGCTCGCGGTCACGGCCGACGGCTACACGCCGTACCACTGCGATGCCGCGGTGAGCGAGAGCGCGCACGCCGGTCTCGGCGACGTGACCCTTCGGCTCGCGACGCCACCGTCACTCCCCGGTCCGGGGGAGTGGGAGATCGAGCCGACGCACTCCCAGATCGGCTTCACCGCGCGCCATATCGGACTGGCGCGAATCCACGGCCGGTTCAACGTGTTCGCCGGAGCCGTGCGGATAGCCGAGCGGATGGACCAGTCCGCGATGCACGTCATCATCGACGCCTCGTCCATCGACACCAACGTCCGGATGCGCGACGACCATCTGCGCTCGGCGGACTTCCTCGATGTGGCCAACTACCCGACGCTGGAGTTCTACAGCGAACGCTTCGTCCACCGGGGCGGCGGCAACTGGGCCGTGACCGGCGCGCTGACCCTGCACGGCGTGAGCCGTACGGTCACGCTGGACACCCGTTACCTGGGCACCGGCAGCGGCATGGAGGGCGAGACGCGCGCGGCCTGCCGTGCCACGACCGAGCTGCACCGTGAGGACTTCACGCTCACCTGGCAGACGATGGTCGCCCGTGGCATCGCCGTCGTCGGCTCCAGCATCTCCATCGATCTGGACGTCCAGATCGTCCGCAAGTCCTGA
- the holA gene encoding DNA polymerase III subunit delta, producing the protein MATRKTSPDDPLAPLTLAVGQEDLLLDRAVQQVVAAARAADPDTDVRDLPSDQLQPGTLAELTSPSLFAERKVVVVRNAHDLSADTIKDVKAYLDAPAEEITLVLLHAGGPKGKALLDAARKAGAREVPCAKTTKPAERLAFVRSEFRALGRSATPEACQALVDSIGSDLRELASAVSQLVADVEGPIDDAVVARYYTGRAEASSFTVADRAVEGRAADALEALRWSLSTDVAPVLITSALAQGVRAIGKLSSARGGRPADLARELGMPPWKIDKVRQQMRGWTPDGVATALRAVAEADEGVKGGGADPEYALEKAVVTVARAARAGR; encoded by the coding sequence ATGGCCACCAGGAAGACTTCCCCCGACGATCCGCTCGCCCCTCTCACGCTCGCCGTGGGCCAGGAGGACCTGCTGCTGGACCGCGCCGTCCAGCAGGTCGTGGCGGCTGCCCGCGCCGCCGACCCGGACACCGACGTGCGCGACCTCCCCTCCGACCAGCTCCAGCCCGGCACCCTCGCCGAGCTGACGAGCCCGTCGCTCTTCGCCGAGCGCAAGGTCGTCGTCGTACGGAACGCCCACGACCTGTCCGCCGACACGATCAAGGACGTCAAGGCGTATCTCGACGCACCCGCCGAGGAGATCACACTCGTGCTGCTGCACGCGGGCGGTCCCAAGGGCAAGGCCCTGCTCGACGCCGCCCGCAAGGCCGGTGCCCGTGAGGTCCCCTGCGCGAAGACGACCAAGCCCGCCGAGCGGCTGGCCTTCGTACGGTCGGAGTTCCGCGCGCTGGGCCGCTCGGCCACGCCCGAGGCCTGCCAGGCGCTGGTCGACTCGATCGGCAGCGATCTGCGGGAGCTGGCGAGCGCGGTGTCCCAGCTCGTCGCCGACGTCGAGGGCCCCATCGACGACGCCGTCGTCGCCCGCTACTACACGGGCCGCGCCGAGGCGTCCAGCTTCACCGTCGCCGACCGGGCCGTGGAGGGCCGCGCGGCCGACGCGCTCGAAGCGCTGCGCTGGTCGCTGTCGACCGACGTCGCGCCCGTACTGATCACCAGCGCCCTTGCGCAGGGTGTGCGCGCCATCGGCAAGCTCTCGTCGGCGCGGGGCGGCCGTCCCGCCGATCTCGCGCGGGAGCTGGGCATGCCGCCGTGGAAGATCGACAAGGTGCGACAGCAGATGCGCGGCTGGACCCCGGACGGGGTGGCGACGGCGCTGCGCGCGGTCGCTGAGGCCGACGAAGGCGTCAAGGGCGGCGGCGCCGACCCCGAGTACGCGCTGGAGAAGGCCGTCGTGACGGTCGCCCGCGCGGCCCGCGCCGGCCGCTGA